In a single window of the Metopolophium dirhodum isolate CAU chromosome 2, ASM1992520v1, whole genome shotgun sequence genome:
- the LOC132939345 gene encoding uncharacterized protein LOC132939345, with amino-acid sequence MYYVRYYIDVCFLNLQVIYQKMQNIIEKMKCVLELKSKISTSEEQVNKLQEYVKMLKDMIHKSSNFPTLISNVNSAIDEVEKSLLNIKKAIAVLELEKKVEIKSTAGNAKLVLNMKKVLSELYNKNFELLIQKENRLLELKSQIKEFNATYNISKEKQELDCYIKEYDLLKAKNIHLKEMISFNIEN; translated from the exons atgtattatgtgaggtattatattgatgtttgttttttaaatttgcagGTAATATACCAGAAAATGcagaatattattgaaaaaatgaagtgtgtattagagttaaaatcaaaaattagtaCTTCTGAAGAACAAGTAAACAAGTTACAAgaatatgtaaaaatgttaaaagatATGATCCATAAATCAAGCAACTTCCCCACATTGATTTCAAATGTTAATA gtgcTATTGATGAAGTGGagaaatcattattaaatattaaaaag gcTATTGCTGTATTGgaattggaaaaaaaagttgaaataaaatCAACTGCAGGAAATGCGAAATTAG tattgaatatgaaaaaagtattatcagaattatataataaaaattttgagTTACTGATACAAAAAGAAAATAGATTGCTTGAATTGAAGAGTcaaataaaagaatttaatgccacatataatatatctaag gaGAAACAGGAACTAGATTGTTATATAAAAGAATATGATTTGCTGAAAGccaaaaatatacatcttaaAGAAATGATATCTTTcaacattgaaaattaa